The following DNA comes from Quercus robur chromosome 1, dhQueRobu3.1, whole genome shotgun sequence.
GGAGAAGAATCTGGCACAACTGATTCTGTTGAGGGTCTTCCGTCCAAACGTCTCCCAAAACCAGTGAATGGGCTAAACTTGGCTATCTTTTTGGCTGGCTCATCTTCAGCTGGAATGCCAAAATAAATTCAGAATAAGAGGTTAATTATTAAACCTTGTGAACAAGTGTCAAAATGAGGGGGAGACAAATGACGTAACAAACCTTCTGATTGTTTCCTGTTCAACagtgctgattttgctggtttTTCAGGTTCTTTATAATCAAGAGGAGGGGCGAAGTCAACCTCACAGTCCGTTTCAATGATACTGACTGCAGAGGAGGGTTTTGTTTCAACTATATTAATGTAATACTTCTTATTGTTATAAGCAACCATGATAGTATCACCAGTTGTTAAACAAGAGTAGCTCCTTAATGAAGTTTCCAAGCTGCAAATGAATATATGGAAAAGATAAATAAAGAGCATAATTATATGTACAAAAAGATCAAGGCTGATTTAAGGCAAATATGTAAATGGCAAAGTCATTGACTAACATAGCTTTGGGGTTGGAGACATCTAAGAAATCCTTGGTGTGTGGCTGCAGCTTAACATATGTTCCCTTTGCTAGGCTGGCATTCTTCAGTTGCACTACGTCTCCCTCTTGTAGGAGCATGTTTTCCATCAtctaacaatataaaaaaaaacactaaatatGTAGAAAAACTTCTGAAGAACCACAGAAGATTCAAAAGATAAAACAGACAAAAAGCATACCCAGTATGGTAAATATATTAGTCCCTCATCAGCTATGAATTCTAGGACTCCACAATGAGTAACCCGTCCAGCAGCAGGATTGTTAAGTTCAAATAGCATAGGGTATTCTATTTGTAAATATGCTGGAGTGCCAAAAAAAATGCCCACGTCATAGTTGGtgttttcataaataaaaggaGATTTGCTTAAAAGCAAACCTACTTGCATCAGCATAAGGGAACAGAATGAAGGAGGTGTTAAATTGTTGACTTACCAAGGCGATCAAGAGCTGAGGGAGGCATAATAACTGGAAGCGAAAAGAAAACTCATAAGTAATTTTTAAGCCTCAAGAACTATCGAGAATTAAGAGAAATAAGTATAGAGATTAAGGATAGTATCGCAGAATTAGTCAAGCAGTAAACGTACTTTTATCACCCTTTTCCAGATGTGGCTGCAAAGATTCagagaaataattaatttgGAATCCGAAACCAAGAAAAAATCAAGAGCCTAACCAATGAGTAGGTACAAGGCCAAATAATGTCcataatatgaaacaatttcaTAAATTATAGACATTGACAAGGTCAATTATGCAATTTGGTAAGCttacaaatcaaataacccatTTAAAGAGACTCTTCTCATCACAATTAGTAGAGTGCGACAGAACTGATTCCaccaatttcatttaaaaatggAATTTCTTATAATAAAGCAAATTAAATTCAGCAGAGGTAATTCTCAAACCTTATCAATGAAAGAGACAGGGTAACAACGATAACTGTGCTCAAAGGTTGAAAAACGGCGGTTTTCGTAAGCCTTcaacaatcaaaacaaacaataagATCTCTGATCAAAACCGTATCAAGAAGCAACAGAtaaatttgaaaactaaaaacatataagcTCAACAAATAAGACCAAATGTTGCTGTCACAGAAATAAAGCATCCCAAAGCTGAAATCTTACTTGTTCCACAAGACATGCAAACCAAGTTCAAAATCAATAAAGTACAAACCACCTTCCTAATCCAATATGgttcccacttttttttttttttttccttctttttttaggATAACAATTTAGCAAACACAAACCACAAAGAATACAAAGTTAGTAACATACCATGATCAGTGGTCTGAGAGGTTCTCACGCCACTATAAGATTGCTTATAGTctgtcaaaaatccaaacaaacaaataagcAAACAATTGTCAAACACAAAACCAATTCACAACAATGGTCAATCTAAACAAAAACTAATCATAAGGCATAAAAAGTTGAGTTCATGATGAAGATCCCATCAAACATATAGCATTCCATTACCAACCCAATactcaaaaaacataaaagaagcataatttatttgaatacccccaaaaaacattgaaaataaaggtaaaagaaaagaaaaaacccagaTAAGTGATTAATGTAAAAGAAGAAGTAGAGCTGTAGAGGCTTATAGatcagaatttaaaaaaataaaaaataaattggaa
Coding sequences within:
- the LOC126729520 gene encoding uncharacterized protein LOC126729520 produces the protein MAYENRRFSTFEHSYRCYPVSFIDKPHLEKGDKIIMPPSALDRLAYLQIEYPMLFELNNPAAGRVTHCGVLEFIADEGLIYLPYWMMENMLLQEGDVVQLKNASLAKGTYVKLQPHTKDFLDVSNPKAILETSLRSYSCLTTGDTIMVAYNNKKYYINIVETKPSSAVSIIETDCEVDFAPPLDYKEPEKPAKSALLNRKQSEAEDEPAKKIAKFSPFTGFGRRLDGRPSTESVVPDSSPILKQHQSEAQNGTKDSKSSNPASRQPSGKLVFGSNINQPENEKSKVAPKNSSQDPPQKEEEPKFQAFMGKKYSLKG